The Kosakonia sacchari SP1 genome includes a window with the following:
- the fimC gene encoding type 1 fimbria chaperone FimC, which produces MNIFFKPGWLVSFLLSITLPVNAAGGIALGATRVIYSAEDKQTSLSISNSDKKARFLVNSWVENNHGEKEKTFVVTPPLFVSEPESENTLRIIYAGQPLPDDRESLFWLSVKAIPSVNKESATDKNVLQLAVLSRIKLFVRPKSLSGLTDDAPAKLQFSRLDKHLNITNPSAYYITLVNVHIGKQRLDNVMVAPKGRAQLLIPPNVQGGVTFQTVNDYGALTPVKTIGLP; this is translated from the coding sequence ATGAACATTTTTTTTAAACCAGGTTGGCTTGTCAGCTTTTTATTATCCATCACGCTGCCGGTAAACGCCGCAGGTGGAATAGCACTTGGCGCAACCCGGGTTATTTATTCTGCCGAGGATAAACAGACCTCGCTTTCTATTTCTAATAGCGATAAGAAAGCCCGTTTTCTGGTGAATTCATGGGTGGAAAATAACCATGGAGAAAAAGAAAAAACGTTTGTCGTAACCCCACCGCTTTTTGTTAGCGAGCCGGAAAGTGAAAACACGCTACGTATTATTTACGCCGGGCAACCGTTACCCGACGACCGTGAATCTCTGTTCTGGTTGAGCGTAAAAGCGATTCCATCGGTGAACAAAGAGAGTGCCACGGACAAAAACGTGCTGCAGTTGGCTGTCCTCTCACGCATTAAGCTGTTTGTTCGGCCGAAAAGTCTATCCGGGCTAACAGACGATGCGCCTGCGAAACTGCAGTTTTCGCGTCTCGATAAACACCTGAACATCACTAACCCCTCCGCGTATTACATCACTTTGGTGAATGTTCATATCGGCAAACAGAGGCTCGACAATGTCATGGTCGCGCCCAAAGGCCGCGCGCAATTACTTATTCCTCCCAATGTTCAGGGCGGAGTGACTTTCCAGACGGTGAATGATTACGGCGCGCTGACGCCGGTGAAAACTATTGGTCTGCCATAA
- the fimI gene encoding type 1 fimbrial protein subunit FimI, protein MMRTGLTQAFMLCMMPLLAKAAVVDGGRVHLRGSLVNGACAVAPDSEDLHVQMGQHRTDAFSGIGSFSPISTGFALRLTACDADVSRYVGVVFSGQTPPEDPQVFVAHSTGGEGAEGIGLALFDQQQRQIIPNSMPHAYSPLVADEITLHFSARYRAITERITPGHLRSDVWFTLVYP, encoded by the coding sequence ATGATGAGGACAGGTCTCACGCAGGCATTCATGTTGTGCATGATGCCTTTGCTGGCAAAGGCGGCAGTCGTTGACGGTGGACGCGTTCACCTGCGCGGATCGCTGGTCAATGGCGCATGTGCGGTTGCGCCAGACAGTGAAGATTTACATGTGCAGATGGGGCAACACCGTACTGATGCATTTTCCGGCATCGGCAGTTTCTCTCCCATAAGCACAGGGTTTGCACTGCGTTTAACGGCGTGTGATGCGGATGTATCCCGCTATGTCGGCGTGGTGTTTTCCGGGCAAACGCCGCCGGAAGATCCGCAAGTTTTTGTCGCACACAGTACGGGAGGAGAAGGGGCTGAAGGCATTGGGCTGGCGCTGTTTGATCAACAGCAACGGCAAATTATACCCAACAGTATGCCTCATGCTTATTCCCCGCTGGTTGCCGATGAAATCACGCTGCATTTTTCCGCGCGCTACCGAGCTATTACGGAACGTATTACGCCAGGACACTTGCGTTCAGATGTCTGGTTTACCCTGGTCTACCCCTGA
- the fimA gene encoding type 1 fimbrial major subunit FimA — translation MNMKLMTSSVAAGLMLMAGAVHADTVSGGNVHFEGELVNAACAVSTASADQTVTLGQYRTASFTGVGATSGSVPFNIVLNDCDPNIFPTASVAFSGQADATDNTLLAVTSGDNSTTASGVGIEILDNASKTLSPDGASFSTAQDLLAGTNTLHFSARYKATSATATPGQANADATFIMNYQ, via the coding sequence ATGAATATGAAATTAATGACTAGTTCTGTTGCTGCAGGATTGATGCTGATGGCGGGAGCCGTACACGCAGACACCGTAAGCGGCGGTAATGTGCATTTTGAAGGGGAACTGGTGAATGCAGCTTGCGCTGTCAGCACCGCTTCCGCCGATCAGACCGTGACGCTGGGGCAATATCGCACCGCCTCCTTCACGGGCGTAGGGGCTACCAGCGGATCGGTACCGTTCAACATTGTGCTAAATGATTGCGATCCAAATATCTTCCCGACGGCTTCCGTCGCGTTTTCGGGTCAGGCCGATGCCACCGATAATACGCTGCTGGCGGTCACCTCCGGTGACAACAGCACAACGGCAAGCGGGGTGGGGATCGAAATCCTTGATAACGCCTCTAAAACGCTGAGCCCGGACGGCGCGAGCTTCTCCACCGCACAGGATCTGCTTGCAGGCACCAACACCTTGCATTTCTCCGCACGTTATAAGGCCACCAGCGCGACCGCGACACCAGGGCAGGCAAATGCGGATGCGACGTTCATCATGAATTACCAGTAA
- the folD gene encoding bifunctional methylenetetrahydrofolate dehydrogenase/methenyltetrahydrofolate cyclohydrolase FolD: MAAKIIDGKTIAQQVRFEVAEKVRARVAAGFRAPGLAVVLVGSNPASQIYVGSKRKACEEVGFISRSYDLPETTSEAELLALIDKLNADTAIDGILVQLPLPAGIDNVKVLERIAPDKDVDGFHPYNVGRLCQRAPRLRPCTPRGIVTLLERYNIDTFGLNAVVIGASNIVGRPMSMELLLAGCTTTVTHRFTKNLRQHVENADLLIVAVGKPGFIPGEWIKEGAIVIDVGINRLENGKVVGDVIYEEAAARAAYITPVPGGVGPMTVATLIQNTLQACEEYHDVKGV, from the coding sequence ATGGCAGCAAAGATTATTGATGGTAAAACGATTGCGCAGCAGGTGCGCTTTGAGGTTGCTGAAAAAGTTCGGGCGCGCGTTGCGGCAGGATTTCGCGCTCCTGGCCTGGCGGTCGTACTGGTTGGCAGCAACCCGGCATCACAAATTTATGTCGGCAGCAAGCGCAAAGCCTGTGAGGAAGTGGGTTTCATCTCCCGCTCTTACGATCTCCCGGAAACCACCAGCGAAGCGGAACTGCTGGCGCTTATCGACAAGCTGAACGCCGATACCGCCATTGACGGTATTCTGGTACAGCTGCCGCTGCCTGCGGGCATCGACAATGTGAAAGTGCTGGAACGCATCGCACCGGACAAAGACGTAGATGGTTTCCATCCGTATAACGTAGGCCGCCTGTGCCAGCGCGCGCCGCGTCTGCGCCCATGTACGCCGCGCGGTATCGTCACGCTGCTGGAGCGTTACAACATTGATACCTTCGGCCTCAACGCCGTGGTGATTGGGGCCTCTAATATCGTTGGTCGCCCGATGAGCATGGAGCTGCTGCTGGCCGGGTGCACCACCACCGTGACGCATCGCTTCACGAAAAACCTGCGCCAGCACGTGGAAAACGCCGATCTGCTGATTGTCGCCGTGGGTAAACCGGGCTTTATTCCCGGCGAGTGGATCAAAGAAGGCGCGATTGTAATTGATGTCGGTATTAACCGTCTGGAGAACGGCAAAGTCGTCGGCGATGTGATTTATGAAGAAGCCGCCGCGCGAGCAGCGTATATTACGCCGGTACCGGGTGGTGTTGGCCCGATGACAGTCGCCACCCTGATCCAGAACACGCTGCAAGCGTGTGAAGAATACCATGATGTAAAAGGCGTATAA
- the ybcJ gene encoding ribosome-associated protein YbcJ, with amino-acid sequence MATFSLGKHPHVELCDLLKLEGWSESGAQAKIAIADGFVKVDGAVETRKRCKIVAGQTVSFEGQSVTVTA; translated from the coding sequence ATGGCAACATTTTCTCTCGGTAAACATCCGCACGTTGAGCTGTGCGATCTGCTGAAACTCGAAGGCTGGAGCGAAAGCGGCGCGCAGGCGAAAATCGCCATTGCCGATGGCTTTGTCAAAGTAGATGGCGCGGTTGAAACGCGCAAACGCTGCAAAATCGTCGCCGGTCAAACGGTGAGTTTTGAAGGCCAGAGCGTTACCGTAACCGCGTAA
- a CDS encoding PTS transporter subunit EIIC, with product MGLISGFVKSLSKLSMIGRALMLPISLLPAAGLLLAFGDKFHLPLMMNAGGVIFDNLPMLFAIGSAVGLASESGIAALSAAVSVFITNITIGTMLGITPEMASQGGKYAMVVGIPTLQMGVFGGLICGILAAWCYNRFHTMQLPEFLGFFSGKRFVAIATAFLSFVLGLLLPYVWQHIQAGIDALSVIVNGDNQAASTFIFGLVERALIPLGLHHIWYPSFWYSFGNYTTQAGQVIHGDQTIWFKMLEEGVKSFSSDTYQNAGKFMQGEFPLMLFALPAACLAMYHEAHTRNKKIAFGILFSAALTCFLTGITEPVEFTFIFVAPILYVFNAIMAGLAYMTMYLLHAHIAKSFSAGFIDYLSFGILPSFNGYQTNFLNAAIVGIPMALIYYFTFRFVIRRFDVKTPGRTEVTAVADDKTDSELATEIIAMLGGAQNIDSVGSCITRLRLEVAKSEMVDKDGLNGLGARGVVFVGDSGIQVIFGARAQFIAQTMSTMIGK from the coding sequence ATGGGTCTGATATCAGGGTTTGTTAAATCATTGTCTAAATTGTCGATGATTGGCCGCGCGTTGATGTTGCCAATCTCGTTGCTACCAGCCGCAGGCTTGTTACTCGCTTTCGGCGATAAATTCCACTTACCGCTGATGATGAACGCGGGTGGCGTTATCTTCGATAACCTGCCAATGTTGTTCGCCATCGGTTCGGCGGTTGGTCTCGCTTCAGAATCCGGGATTGCGGCACTTTCTGCGGCAGTATCGGTATTCATTACCAATATTACTATCGGCACCATGTTAGGTATCACGCCGGAGATGGCCTCGCAGGGCGGGAAATACGCCATGGTGGTCGGTATTCCAACACTGCAAATGGGCGTTTTTGGTGGTCTGATCTGCGGTATTCTCGCCGCCTGGTGTTATAACCGCTTCCACACCATGCAGTTACCGGAGTTTCTCGGCTTCTTCTCTGGTAAGCGTTTTGTTGCTATCGCTACCGCGTTCTTATCCTTTGTGCTTGGCCTGCTGCTGCCCTATGTCTGGCAACATATTCAGGCGGGCATCGATGCGCTTTCCGTGATCGTCAACGGTGATAATCAGGCCGCGTCGACGTTTATTTTCGGTTTAGTGGAACGCGCGCTGATCCCGCTTGGTCTGCACCATATCTGGTATCCCTCGTTCTGGTATTCGTTTGGCAATTACACCACGCAAGCCGGCCAGGTGATCCATGGCGATCAGACTATCTGGTTCAAGATGCTGGAAGAAGGGGTGAAATCCTTTAGCAGCGATACCTACCAGAACGCCGGTAAGTTTATGCAGGGTGAGTTCCCGCTGATGCTGTTTGCGCTGCCTGCGGCCTGCCTTGCGATGTACCACGAAGCACATACCCGTAATAAGAAGATCGCGTTTGGTATTCTCTTCTCTGCCGCACTGACTTGCTTCCTGACGGGCATTACCGAGCCGGTTGAATTCACCTTTATCTTCGTTGCGCCCATTCTCTACGTCTTTAACGCCATTATGGCCGGTCTGGCGTATATGACGATGTACCTGCTGCACGCGCACATCGCGAAATCCTTCTCCGCCGGGTTTATCGATTACTTGTCGTTCGGTATCCTGCCGTCGTTTAACGGTTATCAGACCAACTTCCTTAACGCGGCGATCGTTGGCATCCCGATGGCGCTGATTTATTACTTCACCTTCCGTTTTGTGATCCGTCGCTTCGATGTGAAAACACCGGGACGTACGGAAGTTACCGCCGTGGCAGATGATAAAACCGACAGCGAACTGGCAACCGAGATCATCGCCATGCTGGGCGGCGCGCAGAATATCGACTCCGTCGGTTCCTGCATCACCCGTTTGCGCCTGGAAGTGGCAAAAAGCGAAATGGTGGATAAAGATGGCCTTAACGGCCTGGGTGCACGCGGCGTGGTGTTTGTCGGCGATAGCGGTATTCAAGTTATTTTCGGCGCGAGGGCGCAATTTATCGCCCAGACCATGTCCACAATGATCGGCAAATAA
- the malI gene encoding Mal regulon transcriptional regulator MalI, with product MKKVSIIDVAKQAGVSVSTVSLVLRQKGKISQATIAKVHAAIDALGYVHNVAAANLRANTSNLIGLILRDFSDSFSIKVMASIVQELEKQGYMVFLGQPLNDGDHLERCLLSFKQQGVAGVIYLASDTRSSTLPVQIRDCPLPLVVVSQSLLNEECNLVMRDNRQAASLATRYLIERGHRNIAYIGGIEGDLIRQQRLLGFRTTMTQNGLVVREEATPACSDDTRAASYAVRQLLEKSSTITALLCHSPDAMIGSIAGIHQTGHTVGKDVFLSQQVALVGFEDMLHVNLTSPSFTYVSSASEETGRQAVGLIIRKLKEPELQTQRVTLSGQLIARESA from the coding sequence TTGAAGAAAGTCAGCATCATTGATGTCGCTAAACAGGCGGGCGTTTCCGTTTCCACCGTCTCGCTGGTGCTGCGCCAGAAAGGGAAAATTTCACAGGCGACGATCGCTAAAGTCCATGCCGCTATCGATGCGCTCGGCTATGTTCACAATGTTGCTGCCGCGAATCTGCGCGCCAATACCTCCAATCTGATTGGGCTTATCCTGCGCGATTTCAGCGACAGCTTCTCAATAAAAGTGATGGCCAGCATCGTGCAGGAGCTGGAAAAACAGGGTTACATGGTTTTTTTGGGTCAACCGCTCAACGATGGCGATCACCTGGAACGCTGTCTGCTGTCATTCAAACAACAAGGTGTTGCCGGGGTGATTTATCTCGCCTCTGACACGCGCAGCTCAACGCTTCCCGTACAAATCCGCGACTGCCCGCTGCCGCTGGTCGTGGTGTCGCAGTCGTTGCTCAATGAAGAGTGCAACCTGGTCATGCGCGATAACCGTCAGGCCGCCAGCCTGGCGACGCGGTATCTCATCGAACGCGGGCACCGCAACATTGCCTACATTGGCGGTATTGAAGGCGATTTAATCCGCCAGCAGCGTCTGCTGGGGTTTCGCACCACAATGACGCAGAACGGGCTGGTAGTACGCGAAGAAGCCACTCCGGCCTGCAGCGACGATACCCGCGCGGCGAGTTACGCAGTGCGTCAGTTACTGGAAAAAAGCAGCACTATCACCGCCCTGCTCTGCCACTCGCCGGACGCCATGATTGGCTCCATCGCCGGGATCCACCAAACCGGACATACGGTGGGAAAAGATGTGTTCCTCTCTCAACAAGTGGCGCTCGTCGGCTTTGAAGACATGCTGCACGTCAATCTCACCTCGCCTTCCTTTACCTATGTGTCGTCCGCCAGCGAAGAGACCGGGCGCCAGGCAGTGGGATTGATCATTCGTAAGCTGAAAGAGCCCGAGTTGCAAACGCAGCGCGTTACCCTTTCCGGCCAATTGATTGCTCGCGAGTCTGCGTAA
- a CDS encoding metal-dependent hydrolase, giving the protein MPTIVTHAAVPLCLGLGLGSKVIPRGLLLAGIGLAMLPDADVLAFKFGVAYGNVFGHRGFTHSLLFAFVVPLLVTWLGRKHFKASLARCWAFLTVSLLSHSLLDSITTGGKGVGWLWPWSDERFFAPWQVIKVAPFALSRYTTPYGHQVIMSELLWVWLPGVILMLLLWKMRRG; this is encoded by the coding sequence ATGCCAACGATTGTTACACATGCTGCTGTCCCGCTTTGTCTGGGATTGGGGCTCGGCAGTAAAGTGATCCCTCGTGGCTTACTGCTGGCAGGGATAGGGCTTGCTATGTTGCCCGATGCCGACGTGCTGGCGTTTAAATTCGGTGTCGCTTATGGCAATGTTTTCGGTCATCGCGGGTTTACCCACTCGTTGCTGTTCGCTTTTGTGGTGCCGCTATTGGTGACCTGGCTTGGGCGAAAACATTTCAAAGCGAGTCTGGCACGCTGCTGGGCGTTTCTCACCGTGTCGCTGCTGTCGCACAGCTTGCTGGATTCCATTACCACCGGTGGTAAAGGCGTCGGCTGGCTGTGGCCGTGGTCGGATGAACGCTTCTTTGCGCCGTGGCAGGTGATCAAAGTCGCACCGTTTGCGCTGTCGCGCTACACCACACCGTATGGTCACCAGGTGATCATGTCGGAGCTGCTGTGGGTGTGGCTGCCGGGCGTGATTCTGATGCTGCTGTTGTGGAAAATGCGGCGGGGATAA
- the cysS gene encoding cysteine--tRNA ligase, with translation MLKIFNTLTRQKEEFKPIHAGEVGMYVCGITVYDLCHIGHGRTFVAFDVVSRYLRFLGYKLKYVRNITDIDDKIIKRANENGESFVALVDRMIVEMHKDFDALNILRPDSEPRATHHIHEIIEITQRLLEREHAYVAENGDVMFSVPTDPTYGQLSRQDLDQLQAGARVEVAEVKRNPMDFVLWKMSKPGEPSWSSPWGEGRPGWHIECSAMNCKQLGSHFDIHGGGSDLMFPHHENEIAQSTCAHDGEYVNYWMHSGMVMVDREKMSKSLGNFFTVRDVLKYYDAETVRYFLMSGHYRSQLNYSEENLKQARSALERLYNALRGTDSNNAEHRYFENGELFQKRFCDAMDDDFNTPEAYSVLFDLAREVNTLKHDGDSLGANAAAKKLRELASVLGLLEQDPDLFLQSGAQADDSEVAEIEKLIQQRLDARKAKDWAAADAARDRLNEMGIVLEDGPQGTTWRRK, from the coding sequence ATGTTAAAAATCTTTAATACACTGACGCGCCAAAAAGAGGAATTCAAACCTATTCATGCCGGGGAAGTCGGCATGTACGTGTGTGGTATTACCGTTTACGATCTCTGTCATATCGGTCACGGCCGTACGTTTGTCGCCTTTGACGTGGTATCCCGCTATTTGCGATTTCTCGGCTATAAGCTGAAATATGTCCGCAATATCACCGATATTGACGACAAAATCATTAAGCGCGCTAATGAAAACGGTGAAAGTTTTGTCGCGCTGGTCGACCGGATGATCGTCGAGATGCATAAGGATTTTGACGCGCTCAACATCCTGCGCCCGGACAGCGAACCGCGCGCAACGCACCATATCCATGAAATTATTGAAATTACCCAACGCCTGCTGGAACGTGAACATGCTTACGTTGCCGAAAACGGCGATGTGATGTTCTCGGTGCCGACCGATCCGACTTACGGTCAGCTTTCGCGCCAGGATCTGGATCAGTTGCAGGCGGGGGCACGCGTCGAAGTCGCGGAAGTCAAACGCAATCCGATGGACTTCGTGCTGTGGAAAATGTCCAAGCCCGGCGAGCCGAGCTGGTCGTCGCCGTGGGGCGAAGGGCGTCCAGGCTGGCACATTGAGTGTTCGGCGATGAACTGCAAACAACTGGGTTCGCATTTCGATATCCACGGTGGCGGTTCCGATCTGATGTTTCCGCACCACGAAAACGAAATCGCCCAGTCAACCTGTGCGCATGATGGCGAATATGTGAATTACTGGATGCACTCCGGCATGGTGATGGTTGATCGCGAGAAGATGTCAAAATCGCTCGGCAACTTCTTTACCGTGCGCGACGTGCTGAAGTATTACGACGCGGAAACCGTGCGCTACTTCCTGATGTCCGGTCACTATCGCAGTCAGTTGAACTACAGCGAAGAGAACCTGAAACAGGCGCGCTCTGCGCTGGAGCGTCTGTACAACGCGCTGCGTGGTACGGATAGCAACAACGCGGAACACCGTTATTTTGAGAACGGTGAATTGTTCCAGAAACGCTTCTGCGACGCGATGGACGATGACTTCAACACGCCGGAAGCCTATTCCGTGCTTTTTGACCTCGCGCGCGAAGTGAATACGCTGAAGCACGACGGGGATTCGCTGGGCGCGAATGCGGCGGCGAAAAAGCTGCGTGAACTGGCCAGCGTTTTGGGTCTGCTGGAGCAGGATCCGGATCTTTTCCTGCAAAGCGGTGCGCAGGCGGATGACAGCGAAGTGGCTGAGATCGAAAAGCTTATCCAGCAGCGCCTCGATGCGCGTAAAGCAAAAGACTGGGCGGCAGCCGACGCCGCGCGTGACCGTCTGAACGAGATGGGTATCGTGCTGGAAGATGGCCCGCAGGGCACGACATGGCGTCGTAAGTAA
- the ppiB gene encoding peptidylprolyl isomerase B, whose translation MVTFHTNHGDIVIKTFDDKAPETVKNFLDYCREGFYNNTIFHRVINGFMIQGGGFEPGMNQKVTKDPIKNEANNGLKNTRGTLAMARTQAPHSATAQFFINVADNDFLNFSGESVQGWGYCVFAEVVEGMDVVDKIKGVSTGRSGMHQDVPKEDVVIESVDVSE comes from the coding sequence ATGGTTACTTTCCACACTAATCACGGCGACATCGTAATCAAAACCTTTGATGACAAAGCGCCTGAAACAGTTAAAAACTTCCTGGACTACTGCCGTGAAGGTTTCTACAACAACACGATTTTCCACCGTGTTATCAATGGCTTTATGATTCAGGGCGGCGGTTTCGAACCGGGCATGAACCAGAAAGTCACCAAAGACCCGATCAAAAACGAAGCCAACAACGGTCTGAAAAACACCCGTGGTACGCTGGCAATGGCGCGTACTCAGGCGCCGCACTCCGCTACCGCACAGTTCTTCATCAACGTGGCGGATAACGACTTCCTGAACTTCAGCGGCGAAAGCGTGCAGGGCTGGGGCTACTGCGTATTTGCCGAAGTGGTTGAAGGTATGGACGTTGTTGACAAGATCAAAGGCGTTTCTACCGGCCGCAGCGGCATGCACCAGGATGTGCCGAAAGAAGATGTTGTGATTGAAAGCGTGGACGTCAGCGAGTAA
- the lpxH gene encoding UDP-2,3-diacylglucosamine diphosphatase produces the protein MATLFIADLHLQTEEPAITAGFLRFLAGTAREADALYILGDLFEAWIGDDDPNPLHQQIAHAIKALVDSGVPCYFIHGNRDFLLGKRFAQASGMQLLPQEQVLNLYGRNVLIMHGDTLCTDDAGYQAFRAKVHQPWLQTLFLTLPLFIRRRIAAKMRAGSKAANSSKSLSIMDVNQHAVVEAMEKHQVQWLIHGHTHRPAVHELTANNAPAFRAVLGAWHSEGSMVRVSESDVELIHFPF, from the coding sequence GTGGCGACACTCTTTATCGCAGATTTGCATCTGCAAACAGAAGAACCGGCGATCACCGCCGGTTTTCTGCGTTTTTTGGCCGGTACGGCGCGTGAAGCCGATGCGCTCTACATTTTGGGCGATCTGTTTGAAGCGTGGATCGGCGACGACGATCCCAACCCGCTACATCAGCAAATAGCACACGCGATTAAAGCTCTCGTCGATAGCGGCGTCCCGTGCTATTTCATTCACGGCAACCGCGATTTTCTGCTCGGTAAACGCTTTGCTCAGGCCAGTGGAATGCAGCTTTTACCGCAAGAGCAGGTTCTCAATTTGTATGGCCGCAACGTGCTGATTATGCATGGCGATACGCTCTGCACCGACGATGCCGGTTACCAGGCCTTTCGCGCCAAAGTGCACCAACCCTGGCTGCAAACGCTGTTCCTCACCCTGCCGCTGTTTATCCGCCGCCGTATTGCCGCGAAAATGCGCGCGGGTAGCAAAGCGGCTAACAGCAGCAAGTCGCTTTCGATTATGGATGTGAACCAGCACGCTGTGGTGGAAGCCATGGAAAAACACCAGGTGCAGTGGTTGATCCACGGTCATACCCATCGCCCGGCAGTGCATGAACTCACCGCGAATAACGCCCCCGCATTCCGTGCCGTTTTAGGTGCATGGCACAGCGAAGGTTCGATGGTGCGCGTCAGCGAGAGCGATGTCGAACTGATTCATTTCCCTTTCTGA